The bacterium genome includes the window GCGAAGAAATTCTCGCTGCATTTCACGTCGGCGATCACCGTCGCGCCCGGATATTCCTTGAGAATCGAGCGCGCGAACAGAATCATGAGCTGATCGCCCCAAATCACTTTCCCGTTGCGGTCAATCACTCCTAAGCGGTCGCCGTCCCCGTCGAAGCCCACGCCCAGTTCGAGTTTTTTGTCCGCCACCACCTTCTTGAGATCCACCAGATTTTTCTCCACCGTCGGATCGGGATGGTGATTGGGAAAGCGGCCGTCCACCTCGCTGTAGAGATCGTACACCGTCGCTCCCAGCGCGCGGAAAATCTGCGGAGCCACCGGTCCCGCCACACCGTTTCCCGAATCCATTCCCACCCGCACGCTGCGATCCAGCTTGAGATTTTTCGATAGATACTCAATGTACGGATCGGTGATTTTGTACGACTTCGCGGGCGGTGCGGGATGCCGCTCGAAGTCCTGCTCTTCGATCCGCCGCCGGATGTCCTGAATCTGCGGCCCGAACACGGCCGTCTTGCCCAGCGCCATCTTGATGCCGTTGAACTCGGGCGGATTGTGGCTGCCCGTCACCTGAATTCCGCCGTCCACCTGCAAATGCGGAATCGAGAAATACAGAACCGGCGTCGCGCACATGCCCACGTCGGTGATTTCGAGGCCCGTCGTGCGCA containing:
- a CDS encoding phosphomannomutase/phosphoglucomutase, which gives rise to MAKINPNIFREYDIRGVVEQDLPSDVVVELGKGIGTYLVRQGAKRFTIGRDGRLTSERIANDLTEGLRTTGLEITDVGMCATPVLYFSIPHLQVDGGIQVTGSHNPPEFNGIKMALGKTAVFGPQIQDIRRRIEEQDFERHPAPPAKSYKITDPYIEYLSKNLKLDRSVRVGMDSGNGVAGPVAPQIFRALGATVYDLYSEVDGRFPNHHPDPTVEKNLVDLKKVVADKKLELGVGFDGDGDRLGVIDRNGKVIWGDQLMILFARSILKEYPGATVIADVKCSENFFADVRKHGGNPLMWKTGHAHIKNKLWAERALLAGEMSGHLFFA